Proteins encoded in a region of the Chryseobacterium piperi genome:
- a CDS encoding DUF4254 domain-containing protein: MNFTETAWKVFNQSIEDYHVFDDVNHLINNPFEKDSLERILYAKNWIDTVQWHLEDIIRDENIDPTEALQLKRTIDASNQQRTDLVEFIDSWFLNKFKNITPKSDAKINTETPAWAVDRLSILALKVYHMSLEANRESASEEHRLNCQAKLDVLLIQKEDLSTSINQLLTDIENGDVKMKVYKQMKMYNDESLNPILYQKGQQK; the protein is encoded by the coding sequence ATGAATTTTACTGAGACTGCATGGAAAGTCTTCAATCAATCTATTGAAGACTACCACGTATTTGATGATGTTAATCATCTAATTAATAATCCTTTCGAAAAAGACAGTTTGGAACGAATTTTGTACGCAAAGAACTGGATTGATACCGTTCAATGGCATTTGGAAGATATTATTAGAGATGAGAACATTGATCCGACTGAGGCTCTTCAATTAAAAAGAACCATAGATGCTTCTAATCAGCAAAGAACTGATTTAGTAGAATTTATTGACAGTTGGTTTCTAAATAAGTTTAAAAATATAACTCCTAAATCTGATGCAAAGATCAATACAGAAACACCCGCTTGGGCTGTAGACAGATTATCAATACTTGCATTAAAGGTTTATCATATGTCATTAGAAGCGAATAGAGAATCTGCCTCTGAGGAGCATCGTTTAAATTGCCAGGCAAAATTAGATGTGCTTCTTATACAGAAAGAAGATCTATCAACTTCTATAAATCAGTTGCTTACTGATATTGAAAACGGTGATGTTAAGATGAAAGTATACAAACAAATGAAAATGTATAATGATGAAAGTCTTAACCCAATCCTTTATCAAAAGGGGCAACAAAAATGA
- a CDS encoding twin-arginine translocase TatA/TatE family subunit has protein sequence MESLTILALSWQHILIVAILLVLLFGGKKIPELMRGVGSGIKEFKDAVKEEDKNPTENKTSSTDNPSSN, from the coding sequence ATGGAATCATTAACAATACTTGCCTTATCTTGGCAACATATCCTTATCGTAGCGATCCTTCTTGTATTACTTTTCGGAGGTAAAAAAATTCCGGAATTAATGAGAGGAGTAGGTTCAGGTATCAAAGAATTTAAAGATGCAGTAAAAGAAGAAGATAAAAATCCAACGGAAAATAAGACTTCTTCTACAGACAATCCTTCAAGCAACTAA
- a CDS encoding peptidoglycan DD-metalloendopeptidase family protein: MIKKISFLIGILLFGLHYGQQNKEQLQKQNAELKKQITQINSDLAKTRNESKLSIAYLTNINKKLVLREKVYSNTQKEKRFIEDDIYLRQLEINRQNKELAVLRKNYAEVLVNAYKNKGVQNKVTFILSAKNLGEAIRRVQYLKQYSDYQDKKAAEITDAANQIKKTIDQRQKSVRDKDQLLVNQQKDLTTINVERAQKEQLVEEFKKNESKLTAELKQKQTQSKALEGQIRAIIAEEIRIAKAEEEARRKAEAEKIRLAKIAAEREKARIEAENRARAEALERERKLAEAEAKRAAELAAKRAEEERRRTEEAARAESNARDEARKIAAAKASEEANARAREAANKVTAAKAAEAALEKRKDDEKKAAESKAMTNFGVSTAAGNNFADNRGKLGFPVDKGQVTHRFGRHPHPVFKNIDEENNGIKISVPPGTRAKSVFPGSVSSVLASTDGTKTVIVKHGSYFTIYSNLGNVNVSKGQQVSAGTIVGTVGQDFDGSYTLDFQVWNGSTPVDPLGWVSY; the protein is encoded by the coding sequence ACTATGGGCAACAAAACAAAGAGCAATTACAGAAGCAAAATGCTGAACTTAAAAAACAAATTACCCAAATAAATTCAGACCTAGCTAAAACAAGAAACGAATCTAAGCTTTCTATAGCATATCTTACCAATATCAATAAAAAACTAGTTTTAAGAGAAAAGGTTTACAGTAATACTCAAAAGGAGAAAAGATTCATAGAAGATGATATCTATCTTCGTCAGTTGGAAATCAATCGACAGAATAAAGAGCTGGCTGTATTAAGGAAAAACTATGCTGAAGTTTTAGTAAACGCCTATAAAAATAAAGGAGTACAGAATAAAGTAACCTTTATTCTTTCTGCTAAAAATTTAGGAGAGGCTATTCGAAGAGTTCAATATCTGAAACAATATTCCGATTACCAGGATAAAAAAGCAGCTGAAATTACAGATGCTGCTAATCAAATAAAAAAGACCATTGACCAGAGACAAAAATCTGTCAGAGACAAAGATCAGCTTTTGGTCAATCAACAGAAGGACTTAACGACCATCAATGTTGAGAGAGCCCAAAAGGAGCAGCTTGTTGAAGAGTTCAAGAAAAATGAGTCTAAATTAACGGCAGAGCTTAAACAGAAGCAAACACAATCTAAAGCACTTGAAGGCCAGATCAGGGCTATTATTGCTGAAGAGATAAGAATTGCAAAAGCGGAAGAAGAAGCAAGAAGAAAAGCGGAAGCTGAGAAAATACGTCTGGCTAAAATAGCAGCTGAAAGAGAGAAGGCTAGAATTGAGGCTGAAAACAGAGCCAGAGCTGAAGCATTGGAAAGAGAAAGAAAACTCGCCGAAGCTGAAGCGAAAAGAGCGGCAGAATTAGCTGCAAAAAGAGCTGAAGAAGAAAGAAGACGTACTGAAGAAGCTGCCCGTGCAGAATCTAATGCAAGAGATGAAGCCCGAAAAATAGCAGCTGCAAAAGCTTCTGAAGAGGCTAATGCAAGAGCTAGAGAGGCTGCTAATAAAGTAACAGCTGCAAAAGCAGCAGAAGCAGCTTTAGAAAAAAGAAAAGACGACGAGAAAAAAGCAGCAGAATCTAAGGCAATGACCAACTTTGGAGTTTCAACAGCTGCCGGAAATAATTTCGCAGACAATAGAGGTAAACTCGGATTTCCTGTTGATAAAGGTCAGGTTACCCACCGTTTTGGTAGACATCCACACCCTGTTTTCAAAAATATTGATGAGGAAAATAACGGTATCAAAATTTCGGTACCTCCGGGAACCCGTGCAAAATCTGTATTTCCAGGATCAGTTTCTTCTGTTTTAGCAAGTACTGACGGAACAAAAACCGTTATTGTAAAACATGGAAGTTACTTTACAATTTACTCAAACCTTGGAAACGTTAATGTTTCTAAAGGGCAGCAAGTCTCCGCAGGCACTATTGTAGGTACTGTAGGACAGGATTTCGACGGCTCTTATACTCTTGATTTCCAGGTATGGAACGGAAGTACGCCAGTTGATCCATTAGGTTGGGTTTCTTATTAA